One segment of Pseudoalteromonas rubra DNA contains the following:
- a CDS encoding SMI1/KNR4 family protein produces MMDFDAFKELVEKTKNDHPIWFGMESDESPDNEALAEAEDKLGAKLPVDYKNFILEYGGGYFAFSNVFSLERRSDWNLVDLNEKYKAIRNGHLLISENSSGDFYGFRLVDGVFEPRIYFYDHEVETWEESPYSNLFDYLEKFALSN; encoded by the coding sequence ATGATGGATTTCGATGCGTTTAAAGAGTTAGTAGAAAAAACAAAAAATGACCATCCTATTTGGTTTGGGATGGAATCGGATGAAAGCCCCGATAACGAGGCTTTAGCGGAAGCTGAAGACAAACTAGGCGCTAAGCTTCCTGTGGACTATAAAAACTTCATATTGGAATACGGTGGAGGGTATTTTGCATTCTCAAATGTATTTTCATTAGAAAGAAGAAGTGACTGGAATTTGGTTGATTTAAATGAAAAGTATAAAGCTATCCGAAATGGTCATTTGCTGATTTCAGAAAATAGTTCGGGTGATTTTTATGGGTTCAGGCTTGTCGATGGTGTCTTTGAACCAAGAATATATTTCTATGATCATGAAGTAGAGACATGGGAAGAGTCACCGTATAGTAACCTTTTTGACTACTTGGAGAAATTCGCGCTTTCCAACTAA
- a CDS encoding transposase — MPMARKRQVSLSDTKFYHCISRCVRRAFLCGVDRVTGKSFEHRRDWVEEKLLTLAKVFCIDVCGYAVMSNHTHIVLYVDDKKAQRLSDKAIVLRWHKLFKGNWLTHKFINGDALSESERNILDGDIREFRIRLASISWFMRVLNEDIARRANKEDGCTGRFWEGRFKSQALLDEAALAACLAYVDLNPVRAKMAATPETSDYTSIKKRIEYARQGKQPKSLLRFAGNPRKHKPKGLPFELTYYIQLVELTGRCMRADKRGYICDSQPLLTRLQIEPDSWLKLTTQFTKVFHGAVGRKQAMTDYCEHLHKRRRANLSQCERLLG; from the coding sequence ATGCCAATGGCAAGGAAGAGACAGGTCAGCTTATCAGATACAAAGTTTTACCACTGTATATCCCGGTGTGTTCGCCGGGCATTTCTGTGCGGCGTAGACCGCGTAACGGGCAAGTCTTTTGAACATCGTAGAGATTGGGTTGAGGAAAAATTACTGACCCTTGCGAAGGTGTTTTGCATTGATGTGTGTGGCTACGCGGTGATGAGCAATCACACGCATATCGTGCTGTATGTAGATGATAAGAAAGCACAAAGGTTATCAGATAAAGCAATCGTTCTTCGATGGCATAAGTTGTTTAAGGGCAACTGGTTGACGCACAAATTCATCAATGGTGATGCGCTGAGCGAGTCAGAGCGCAATATACTTGATGGAGACATCAGAGAGTTCAGAATACGCCTTGCGAGCATCAGCTGGTTCATGCGGGTGTTGAATGAAGACATAGCCCGCAGAGCCAATAAAGAAGATGGTTGTACAGGCCGGTTTTGGGAAGGGCGATTTAAGTCACAGGCCTTACTGGATGAAGCGGCACTGGCAGCGTGTCTGGCTTATGTTGACCTGAACCCAGTCAGAGCCAAAATGGCAGCGACACCGGAAACGTCTGATTATACCAGCATTAAAAAGCGTATTGAGTATGCACGGCAAGGAAAGCAACCTAAGAGCTTACTGCGCTTTGCAGGTAACCCAAGAAAACACAAGCCCAAAGGATTGCCCTTTGAGCTGACTTATTACATACAGCTGGTTGAGCTAACAGGCCGATGCATGCGTGCAGATAAGCGGGGTTACATCTGCGATAGTCAGCCACTGCTGACACGATTGCAAATAGAGCCGGATAGCTGGCTCAAACTAACTACGCAGTTCACAAAGGTGTTTCATGGCGCGGTAGGGCGAAAGCAAGCGATGACAGATTACTGTGAGCACCTTCACAAAAGGCGACGCGCTAACCTGAGTCAGTGCGAGCGGTTACTGGGTTGA